GGAAACCGGCTCCACCTTGCGACAGAACCGCATGAAGATAGTAGACACCCTTCTGACCAGCAGCTCCAGGCTCATTATGAACCCTCAGTCGTACCAGGATGAGGCGAGGCGAGCCGCGGCAGAGGACATCCGCACCCTCATCGAGGGGGCCCTGGCCGCCCGCGGCCGTGTCCTGGTCAAGCTCAATGTCAGCCAGAAGGACCTGGAAGGCGTCATCTCGATACTGCCGGCTATGAAGGCCCCTACCGTATCCCAGCTATTCGGCAACGGCTACTATGCAGTGGAGACGGTGGTGGAGAAGGGCTGCATCAACCGGCTCATTCCCCAGCTCAAACGCCTCGGCGCCGAAGACATATTGGAGATCCCCATAGTCAAGATCGTGGAGTAGCCTTCAGCCGCGAGGTGCCTCTCGTTGTCTGGGGCCTCCCCACCACCGAGCTCGGCCGCCCCCGCGCCAAGCCGCCTCGGCGGCATCGCGCCCCTCATCGCTAGACAGGTTGCGGAGCAGCGCCTAGAATGGCGCGCGATTAGGCGGCCAGACACCCCTCGCACCGCGTCCCGGGGCGGACTGGGCACAGCGCGGGGCTCGGGTGAAGGCCGCGCTGTCGTGTGGCAAGAGGAAGCGGAGGTGAAAGCATGAAACCAGCCCTGTTCACTGTGAGCTACGGCGGCTATTGGGGTCAGGCGCGACTGAGCCTGCCCGAGGTGCTGCGGAAAGCTAAGCAGCTTGGCTACCCCGCCGTGGAGATCATGGGCAAGCGTCCCCATCTATCGGTGGTGGATGTCGGCATCGAAGAGGCAAGAGACTTGCGGCGCCAGGCAGACGACCTGGGCCTGGAGGTTGCCACTGTCGCAGCCTATACCAACTTCACCGGTGGCCTGGAGAGCCGGGAGGTCCCCTTCGTCGAGGTCCAGCTGGCCTACCTTAGGCGCCTGGCCGAGCTGGGCGAGATCCTGGGCGCCAAGATCATGCGGGTGTTCACCGGCTACTTCACCGACCAGCTCACCTACACCGCCCAGTGGAACACGTGCGTGGACGCAGTGCGGGAAGCGGCTGGCATCGTCGCTCAGCACGGCATCGTCCTCGGAGTGCAGAACCATCACGACATCGGCGTAAGCGCCGAGTCCTATGAGGACTTCCTCGATGCCGTGGGGCACGAAAACTGCAAGGCCATGTTCGACGCCTGGAGCATCGCCCTGCACGACAGCGACCTGTACTACTGGGCCAGGAAGCTGGCTCCCAGAATGGTGCAGACCACCGTGGCCGACTACGTCAAGCACCCGCGCTGGCACCTGGTGGGCAACGTCACCAACTACGAACGCTGGCTTCCCGACGCCCTCCTGATGGTGCCCATGGGCGACGGCTTCATAGACTACGACGCCTTCTTCCGCGGGCTGAAGGAAGGCGGTTTCGATGGCTACGTCGCTTACGAGATGTGCTGGCCCATACGCGGCGGTGGAAGCATCGAGAGCCTCGACGCCTGCGCCAGCAAGAGCCTGCAGGAGATCAAGCGGCTCATCGGCGCCTGACCACATCGCGTCGACCCGGGCTCATCCCGCCCGGACGCCGCCCGGGTCGGCCTCCTTCTCAGGCGCTAAGCAGGAAGACCGATGGCACCGCCAGGGCCATCCCAGCGAGGGCTCGCCTTCCCGGACGCTCAGACCACACGGTGATGCCGACTACGCCTGCGAGCACCATCGAGCCCACACTGGTGGCCGGATAGACTACGATGCCCGGCAGAGAGCCCAAAGCGGCGAGGAGAAGCACGGTCGCCGCCACATTGGCGGTGCCAAAGACGACGCCCAGCCAGGCGAGCCTGGGCGTCAGTTCCTCTCTGGTCCTAGACCAACGGAGTCCGGCGCCCGCTGCGGCCACCGTGAAGAGCACGCCGAGGTATCCCCAGCGGTAACCGCCATAGCCCAACTCTTCCAGTGCTTTCGGTGCCAGCATGACCGCACCCTGCACCAGAAACAGGGCCACAAGCGTGCCCCAGGTCCTTCGCCCGCCGCCTACGGCTCCGGGGAGCGGTGTGTCGCCCGCGGGGCCAGGACCGGTGCGGTCGCCTGGCTGCAATCGGCTCTGCGATGCCGCTGGCGGAGGCTGGGAACCGGGGTTGGCCGACCCCAGCAGCACCAACGCCGGGCAGACCACCAAGACTGCGGCGACTTGGGCTGGAGTAGGTCGCTCGTTCCAGAGGACTACCGAGGCCAGGATGGGCAAAGCCACGGCCAGGCTGGCGATGGGCTGGGCCACGGAGAGCCCGACCTGCTGGACGGCCCGGTGGTTGAGGAAGAAGCCAGACACGAAAGCCGCCCCGGCCACCCCGCCGAGAACCCACACCGGCGGCCCGCCGGCCGACTCCGGGGAAAGCAAAGCCAGCGTGCCTGTGACCGCAGCCGCGAAGGCGTAGTTGACAAAGGCCACCGGAGTGGGGGGCTGGTGATGGACCGCCAACAACTTGAGGACAACGCCGAAAGTGACGAACGCGATGATGGTCCCGATGAGGGCAGCCACAGCCACACCACCTGATTCGGTTCGGAGTAGCGGCGGGCCGCTCGCCCGACGGCCTCCGCACGCCCAGTCGCTCATGATAGCGCGGAGCAGTGCCGCCGACCAAGCGCCGAAGCTGGCGTGTGCCCTTCCTCCGAAGCCTGGCCCGCTGCCTCAACTCCTGGCGACGTGGGCCGATATAGAGTGTAGAGGCCCGGGCCCGCCGTCCTGCCCTCGGCTCCCGCTCGAAGGAAGATTGTAGGCGAGGCTCAAAGAGAGGCAAGCTGAGGTTGCTCTTTGTGCCCTCATGCCGCTAGAATTAATGCAGCTTTAACGCCCCGCTTGTGCGCATTCGGACTAGGAGAGGTAGGAGTCAACCTGCACAGCGGCAGCAACGCATGCTGATCCCAGGAGACGAGGCAGTGACGCCCAAGTTCGTGGAGCTCACTCGGTACTCAGGTAACCCGGTTCTGGAGCCTAACCCGCAGCACCGCTGGGAGGCCCGTGCTGTGCTGAACTCGGCGGTGGTCCGGTCGTGTGGCCTCTACCACATGCTGTACCGTGCCGTTGATCCCAGCCTGATATCCAGCATTGGCTATGCCGTCAGCGAGGATGGCCTGAGCTGGATGCGGTTGGACGCTCCCGTGCTATCGCCCAAGGAGCCGTTCGAGGAGCGGGGTGTCGAAGA
The window above is part of the Anaerolineae bacterium genome. Proteins encoded here:
- a CDS encoding sugar phosphate isomerase/epimerase codes for the protein MKPALFTVSYGGYWGQARLSLPEVLRKAKQLGYPAVEIMGKRPHLSVVDVGIEEARDLRRQADDLGLEVATVAAYTNFTGGLESREVPFVEVQLAYLRRLAELGEILGAKIMRVFTGYFTDQLTYTAQWNTCVDAVREAAGIVAQHGIVLGVQNHHDIGVSAESYEDFLDAVGHENCKAMFDAWSIALHDSDLYYWARKLAPRMVQTTVADYVKHPRWHLVGNVTNYERWLPDALLMVPMGDGFIDYDAFFRGLKEGGFDGYVAYEMCWPIRGGGSIESLDACASKSLQEIKRLIGA
- a CDS encoding DMT family transporter, which encodes MAALIGTIIAFVTFGVVLKLLAVHHQPPTPVAFVNYAFAAAVTGTLALLSPESAGGPPVWVLGGVAGAAFVSGFFLNHRAVQQVGLSVAQPIASLAVALPILASVVLWNERPTPAQVAAVLVVCPALVLLGSANPGSQPPPAASQSRLQPGDRTGPGPAGDTPLPGAVGGGRRTWGTLVALFLVQGAVMLAPKALEELGYGGYRWGYLGVLFTVAAAGAGLRWSRTREELTPRLAWLGVVFGTANVAATVLLLAALGSLPGIVVYPATSVGSMVLAGVVGITVWSERPGRRALAGMALAVPSVFLLSA